In Azospirillaceae bacterium, a genomic segment contains:
- the cueR gene encoding Cu(I)-responsive transcriptional regulator yields MNIGEAAKASGVSIKMIRYYDQVGLVRPAGRSEGNYREYDARALNELRFIKRSRGLGFSLEEIAQLLSLWRDRDRPSREVKAIAQRHLDDLDARIREMQAVADTLRHLSHCCAGDDRPDCPILADLGGEE; encoded by the coding sequence ATGAACATCGGCGAGGCGGCGAAGGCGTCGGGCGTCAGCATCAAGATGATCCGCTATTACGACCAGGTGGGTCTGGTGCGCCCCGCCGGCCGGTCGGAAGGCAATTATCGCGAATACGATGCCCGCGCGCTGAACGAGCTGCGTTTCATCAAGCGGTCGCGCGGCTTAGGCTTCAGCCTGGAGGAGATCGCCCAGCTGCTGTCCCTGTGGCGTGACCGCGACCGGCCCAGCCGCGAGGTCAAGGCCATCGCGCAGCGCCACTTGGACGATCTGGACGCCCGCATCCGCGAGATGCAGGCGGTGGCTGACACGTTGCGCCACCTGTCCCATTGTTGCGCTGGCGACGACCGGCCCGACTGCCCCATCCTGGCCGATCTCGGCGGTGAAGAATAA
- a CDS encoding type II toxin-antitoxin system ParD family antitoxin — protein sequence MSTLNVSMPETMRAYVEKQAEEGQYSASEYIRHLIREDQKRQAEHARKLLGDYLALSAQQLDEGDIADVSVESLLAEGRARRQAQSS from the coding sequence ATGAGTACCTTAAACGTTTCGATGCCCGAAACCATGAGGGCCTATGTTGAGAAGCAAGCGGAGGAAGGCCAATACAGCGCCAGTGAATATATCCGCCACTTGATCAGGGAAGATCAAAAACGGCAGGCAGAACATGCCCGTAAGCTGTTGGGCGATTATCTCGCGCTCAGTGCGCAGCAACTGGATGAAGGCGATATTGCTGACGTGTCCGTCGAAAGCCTTCTAGCGGAGGGGCGCGCCCGGCGCCAAGCTCAGTCGTCTTAA
- the era gene encoding GTPase Era, whose amino-acid sequence MRCGFVALVGAPNAGKSTLLNAAVGSKVSIVSPKVQTTRSRVLGIGMHDRAQILFVDLPGIFTPKKRLERAMVAAAWSGAEEADLLAVLVDASRRVDDDTNGIVERLKQSNRKAILILNKIDLIPYERLLALAASLNETGVFTDIFMISALTGDGLKDLMDSLAARLPESPWLYPDDQLSDMPMRLLAAEITREKLFLQLHQELPYAIAVETEAWEEFDDGSVKISQLIYVQRPNQKAIVLGKGGAKIKAVGAAARTDLEEILDRRVHVMLFVKVREDWAEKAENYSQWGLDFNA is encoded by the coding sequence ATGCGTTGCGGCTTCGTGGCATTGGTTGGCGCCCCCAATGCCGGCAAGTCCACGCTGCTGAACGCCGCGGTGGGCAGCAAGGTCTCCATCGTCAGCCCCAAGGTGCAGACCACCCGCTCACGCGTGCTGGGCATCGGCATGCATGACCGCGCCCAGATCCTGTTCGTGGACCTGCCCGGCATCTTCACGCCCAAGAAGCGGCTGGAGCGGGCCATGGTGGCCGCCGCCTGGAGCGGGGCGGAAGAGGCCGATTTGCTGGCGGTGCTGGTCGATGCCTCGCGTCGGGTGGATGACGACACCAACGGCATCGTGGAACGGCTGAAGCAGTCGAACCGCAAGGCCATCCTGATCCTGAACAAGATCGACCTGATCCCGTACGAGCGCCTGCTGGCCCTGGCCGCCAGCCTGAACGAGACGGGCGTGTTCACCGATATCTTCATGATCTCCGCCCTGACCGGCGACGGTCTGAAGGACTTGATGGACAGCCTGGCCGCCCGCCTGCCGGAAAGCCCCTGGCTGTACCCGGACGACCAGCTGTCGGACATGCCGATGCGCCTGCTGGCGGCCGAGATCACGCGCGAAAAGCTGTTCCTGCAACTGCACCAGGAACTGCCCTACGCCATCGCGGTCGAGACCGAGGCGTGGGAGGAGTTCGACGACGGTTCGGTGAAGATCAGCCAGCTGATCTACGTGCAGCGCCCCAACCAGAAGGCCATCGTCCTGGGCAAGGGCGGGGCCAAGATCAAGGCTGTCGGTGCCGCGGCCCGCACGGACCTGGAGGAAATCCTGGACCGCCGCGTGCACGTCATGCTGTTCGTGAAGGTGCGTGAGGACTGGGCTGAAAAGGCCGAGAACTACAGCCAGTGGGGCCTGGACTTCAACGCGTGA
- a CDS encoding type II toxin-antitoxin system RelE/ParE family toxin gives MAKASYILSREAGLDLAEIEDYTACCWGNAQAEDYLRALFLAFERLAKSPDLGRRRSDIPGPYLVYGVGRHLIVYRYQEHAHRLEILNVLHPAMDISARMKKALSRHKQGPKQ, from the coding sequence ATGGCCAAGGCTTCATATATCCTTTCCCGCGAAGCGGGTTTGGATCTCGCCGAAATCGAAGATTATACCGCTTGTTGTTGGGGAAATGCCCAGGCGGAGGATTATCTTCGGGCGCTTTTCCTTGCTTTTGAACGCTTGGCGAAGAGTCCAGATTTGGGGCGCCGCCGCTCGGATATTCCTGGACCTTATCTTGTCTATGGCGTCGGCAGGCATTTGATTGTCTATCGATACCAAGAGCATGCTCATCGGTTGGAGATTCTCAATGTGCTGCATCCCGCCATGGATATCTCTGCACGGATGAAAAAGGCGTTGAGCCGTCACAAGCAGGGTCCGAAACAATGA
- a CDS encoding DUF1801 domain-containing protein — protein MEALFLLSGAVRRHAEVEAWFAQDDGLRPLVRPWFEALRNCGPDVRDLLHDGHPTACVGDAAFAYVKAFTAHANLGFFHGADLDDPAGLLLGTGKRMRHVKLVWGQPPNVVALNGLIAAAYADIRRRLDGDVR, from the coding sequence ATGGAAGCCCTGTTCCTCCTGTCCGGCGCCGTCCGCCGCCATGCGGAAGTCGAAGCCTGGTTCGCCCAGGATGACGGGCTGCGCCCTCTGGTCCGGCCTTGGTTCGAGGCCCTGCGGAACTGTGGCCCCGACGTACGAGACCTGCTGCACGACGGCCACCCCACCGCCTGCGTCGGCGATGCCGCCTTCGCCTACGTCAAGGCTTTCACAGCGCACGCGAACCTCGGTTTTTTCCACGGCGCCGACCTCGACGATCCCGCTGGCCTGCTGCTGGGCACCGGCAAGCGCATGCGTCACGTGAAGCTGGTGTGGGGCCAGCCACCGAATGTCGTGGCGCTCAATGGGCTTATCGCGGCGGCGTACGCGGATATCCGGCGGCGGCTGGATGGCGATGTTCGATAA
- a CDS encoding methyl-accepting chemotaxis protein produces the protein MQHFRSIAARLILAIALIAASTCAVLGVIAVIKQKNLTDIALRREMMLQYQSVIAVFEYEGRATTAVAGTLANLPPVIDATAREDRGALAGLLGKADDAAKTMGLATWSLTKAPGVTVYRAHKPDSFGDDVTARRRTVAKLYRDQKPVTGLEVGPQGDLGIYSVVPMVKDGKVFAAFDVAAPLTPQFVQRIKASFNVDIAIHRVADGKVTTVGATFDQKSLATPEEVATAFAGTPVMRPATLGKEPVEIYLGLIKDFAGEPLAVVELIKDTTSFAKVESSSRWSLIGAAVVVLVAAIVIALFVGRGLSRPIIRLRQAMTELSAGNTATDIPGGERGDELGEMAKAVSVFKDSMVEADRLRRQNEADRVAAEAERKRLMLQMADNFEAGVRQVVQAVSDGAQQMTLTAQAMTSTADRAQHQSASVAASSEQTSANVQTVATAAEELSASISEIGRQTVETSRVASQVQDDSQQAEAIMRGLTDAAQRIGEIVQLIQGIASQTNLLALNATIEAARAGEAGKGFTVVASEVKALANQTAQATEEIQSQVTGIQEEARRAATSIRGITQRVGDLAGGATAVSAAVEEQGAATQEIARNVNQAAAGTQEVSQTIVLVSQSARETGDEASKVLSTAHDLVQQSNRLREQTDRFIAEIRAG, from the coding sequence ATGCAGCATTTCCGTTCCATCGCCGCCAGGTTGATCCTGGCCATCGCGCTGATCGCCGCCAGCACCTGTGCGGTGCTGGGCGTCATCGCCGTGATCAAGCAGAAGAATCTCACCGATATCGCGCTGCGTCGGGAAATGATGCTGCAGTATCAAAGCGTCATCGCGGTCTTCGAATATGAGGGCCGGGCCACCACCGCGGTGGCGGGCACGCTGGCCAACCTGCCGCCTGTCATCGACGCCACCGCCCGTGAGGATCGCGGCGCCCTGGCCGGTCTGCTGGGCAAGGCGGATGACGCCGCCAAGACCATGGGGCTGGCCACCTGGTCGCTGACCAAGGCGCCGGGCGTGACGGTCTACCGGGCGCACAAGCCGGACTCCTTCGGTGATGACGTCACCGCGCGCCGCCGCACGGTGGCCAAGCTCTACCGCGACCAGAAGCCCGTCACCGGGCTGGAGGTGGGACCGCAGGGCGATCTCGGCATCTATTCCGTCGTGCCCATGGTGAAGGACGGCAAGGTCTTCGCCGCCTTTGATGTGGCCGCCCCCCTGACGCCGCAGTTCGTGCAGCGCATCAAGGCCAGCTTCAACGTCGACATCGCCATCCACCGCGTCGCGGACGGCAAGGTGACCACCGTTGGCGCCACCTTCGACCAGAAGAGCCTGGCGACCCCGGAAGAGGTGGCGACCGCGTTCGCCGGCACGCCGGTGATGCGTCCCGCCACGTTGGGCAAGGAACCGGTTGAGATTTACCTGGGCCTGATCAAGGACTTCGCGGGGGAGCCCCTGGCCGTGGTCGAACTGATCAAGGACACCACCTCCTTCGCCAAGGTGGAGAGCAGCAGCCGCTGGTCGCTGATTGGGGCCGCCGTCGTCGTGCTGGTGGCCGCCATCGTCATCGCCCTGTTCGTGGGGCGCGGCCTGTCGCGGCCCATCATCCGCCTGCGCCAGGCGATGACCGAACTGTCGGCCGGCAACACCGCCACCGACATCCCCGGCGGCGAGCGTGGGGACGAGTTGGGCGAGATGGCAAAGGCCGTGTCCGTCTTCAAGGACAGCATGGTGGAGGCTGACCGCCTGCGCCGCCAGAACGAGGCGGACCGCGTGGCGGCGGAGGCGGAGCGCAAGCGCCTGATGTTGCAGATGGCCGACAATTTCGAGGCGGGGGTGCGCCAGGTGGTGCAGGCCGTGTCCGACGGCGCTCAGCAGATGACCCTGACCGCCCAGGCCATGACGTCCACCGCCGACCGGGCGCAGCACCAGTCGGCGTCCGTCGCCGCCTCGTCCGAGCAGACCTCTGCCAACGTGCAGACAGTGGCGACGGCGGCTGAGGAACTGTCCGCCTCCATCAGCGAGATCGGGCGCCAGACGGTGGAAACCAGCCGCGTCGCGTCCCAGGTGCAGGACGACAGCCAGCAAGCGGAAGCCATCATGCGTGGCCTGACCGACGCCGCCCAGCGTATCGGCGAAATCGTGCAACTGATCCAGGGCATCGCCAGCCAGACCAACCTGCTGGCGCTGAACGCCACCATCGAGGCGGCGCGCGCGGGTGAGGCCGGCAAGGGCTTCACCGTGGTGGCGTCCGAGGTCAAGGCCCTGGCCAATCAGACCGCCCAGGCGACGGAGGAAATCCAGTCGCAGGTCACCGGCATTCAGGAAGAGGCGCGCCGCGCCGCCACCAGCATCCGTGGCATCACCCAGCGCGTCGGCGACCTGGCTGGTGGTGCCACCGCCGTTTCCGCCGCGGTGGAGGAACAGGGTGCCGCCACGCAGGAAATCGCCCGCAACGTCAACCAGGCTGCCGCCGGTACGCAGGAAGTGTCGCAGACCATCGTCCTGGTTTCCCAGTCCGCTCGTGAGACGGGGGACGAGGCCAGCAAGGTGCTGTCCACCGCCCATGACCTGGTGCAACAAAGCAACCGCCTGCGGGAACAGACCGATCGCTTCATCGCGGAAATCCGCGCCGGCTGA
- a CDS encoding EAL domain-containing protein: MSNRPGVSLPDSERLALERYALAAAASNEGLYDWDLRTDRVYYALSWKALLGFADDEVGTGPEEWLNRVDPDDLIWLQATLDAQASAGGKPFQIEYRMTHREGHVLWMMCRGIVVLDDEGEPIRIVGSQRDVTDRKNAEEQLRLSEERYALAAQGANDGLWDWQVATDRLYLSSRGTAILGMDAHARAGVATPRVATIEDWYAQVQADDRPRLRAAVETHLAGGSTHLEEEVRARHSSGAELWVLIRGVAIRDADGVAVRMAGSMSDITARKRAEQQLLFDAFHDGLTRLPNRMLLLDRIGQTLGRRRRPDEAQFAVMIFDIDHFKTVNDTLGPLAGDEVLCAVGQRLDSARRNGDTVARLGADEFGILMDGVPDMKTAVDVAERLAAAVALPLTLKSGQEMVVTVTAGIVLSGSGYSAAGDMVRDAGLAMYRAKSGGRNRVEMFDDALREHALARLRLENDLRHALEARQFHLFYQPIVRLSDGAVAGFEALMRWFHPDRGMIPPSDFVHLAEETGLILKMGRWALTEATRQLAEWQGRFSPDLFMSVNVSGRQLMEDDLVQAVAHTLATHRITPGTLKLEITESLLLDDPGHCLAIMQALKDQDVRLSLDDFGTGFSSLSYLHRYPIGTLKIDRSFVRATGEGDRRSAIARIITLLAQALDLEVIAEGIEKQAEADFLRNLHCHYGQGYYFAPPLPKEAVEELMDDRRRREALSAVSGMRVPLGRR, translated from the coding sequence ATGAGCAATCGGCCCGGCGTTTCGCTGCCCGATTCCGAAAGACTGGCGCTGGAGCGGTACGCCCTGGCGGCCGCGGCCTCGAATGAGGGGCTGTATGATTGGGATTTGCGCACCGACCGGGTCTATTACGCCCTGTCCTGGAAGGCGCTGCTGGGCTTCGCCGACGATGAGGTCGGCACCGGTCCCGAGGAATGGCTGAACCGGGTGGATCCGGATGACCTGATCTGGCTGCAGGCGACCCTGGACGCCCAGGCCAGCGCCGGCGGCAAGCCCTTCCAGATCGAATACCGCATGACCCACCGCGAAGGCCACGTGCTGTGGATGATGTGCCGGGGCATCGTCGTGCTGGACGACGAGGGTGAACCCATCCGCATCGTCGGGTCCCAGCGTGACGTCACCGACCGGAAGAATGCCGAAGAACAGCTGCGCCTGAGTGAGGAGCGTTACGCCCTGGCCGCGCAGGGCGCCAATGACGGGCTGTGGGACTGGCAGGTGGCGACCGACCGCCTCTACCTCTCTTCCCGGGGCACCGCCATCCTGGGCATGGACGCGCATGCGCGTGCCGGCGTCGCCACCCCGCGCGTGGCGACGATTGAGGACTGGTACGCCCAGGTCCAGGCCGACGACCGGCCCCGCCTGCGCGCGGCGGTGGAAACCCACCTGGCCGGCGGCAGCACCCATCTGGAGGAAGAGGTCCGCGCCCGCCATTCCAGCGGTGCGGAACTATGGGTGCTGATCCGTGGCGTCGCCATCCGGGACGCCGACGGCGTGGCCGTCCGCATGGCCGGATCCATGTCCGACATCACGGCGCGCAAGCGGGCGGAACAGCAACTGCTGTTCGATGCCTTCCACGACGGGCTGACCCGCCTGCCCAACCGCATGCTGCTGCTGGACCGCATCGGCCAGACGCTGGGCCGTCGCCGCCGGCCGGATGAGGCGCAGTTCGCGGTGATGATCTTCGACATCGACCATTTCAAGACGGTCAACGACACCCTGGGCCCGCTGGCGGGGGATGAGGTGTTGTGCGCCGTGGGCCAGCGGCTGGACAGCGCCCGCCGGAACGGCGACACGGTGGCGCGCCTGGGCGCCGATGAATTCGGCATACTGATGGACGGCGTGCCGGATATGAAGACGGCGGTGGACGTGGCCGAGCGCCTGGCCGCCGCCGTGGCCCTGCCCCTGACCCTGAAAAGCGGGCAGGAGATGGTGGTCACGGTGACCGCCGGCATCGTGCTGTCGGGCAGCGGCTACAGTGCGGCCGGTGACATGGTACGCGACGCGGGCCTGGCGATGTACCGGGCCAAGAGCGGCGGCCGCAACCGGGTGGAGATGTTCGACGACGCGCTGCGTGAACACGCCCTGGCCCGGCTGCGCCTGGAAAACGACCTGCGCCATGCGCTGGAGGCACGGCAGTTCCACCTGTTCTACCAGCCCATCGTGCGCCTCAGCGATGGCGCCGTGGCGGGGTTCGAGGCGCTGATGCGCTGGTTCCATCCCGACCGCGGCATGATCCCGCCCAGCGACTTCGTGCACCTGGCTGAGGAAACCGGCCTGATCCTGAAGATGGGCCGCTGGGCATTGACGGAGGCGACGCGGCAATTGGCGGAATGGCAGGGCCGCTTCTCCCCCGACCTGTTCATGAGCGTCAACGTCTCCGGCCGGCAGTTGATGGAGGATGACCTGGTGCAGGCTGTGGCCCACACCCTGGCCACCCACCGCATCACGCCCGGCACCTTGAAGCTGGAGATCACCGAAAGCCTGCTGCTGGATGATCCCGGCCACTGCCTGGCCATCATGCAGGCGCTGAAGGACCAGGACGTGCGCCTGTCGCTGGACGATTTCGGCACCGGTTTCTCCTCCCTGAGTTACCTGCACCGCTATCCCATCGGCACGCTGAAGATCGACCGCAGCTTCGTGCGGGCCACCGGCGAGGGCGACCGCCGCAGCGCCATCGCCCGCATCATCACCCTGCTGGCCCAGGCCCTGGACCTGGAGGTCATCGCCGAGGGCATCGAGAAGCAGGCCGAGGCCGACTTCCTGCGCAACCTGCACTGCCATTACGGCCAGGGTTATTACTTCGCCCCACCCCTGCCCAAGGAGGCGGTGGAGGAACTGATGGACGACCGCCGCCGTCGCGAGGCACTGTCGGCGGTGTCGGGAATGCGGGTACCGCTGGGACGGAGGTAG
- a CDS encoding heavy metal translocating P-type ATPase: MSEATALAPATTGIDIPVGGMTCAGCVRRVEKVIAAVPGVAAATVNLATERAHVDLADRTQLPAVVAAITKAGYEPGTHAVELAVAGMTCAACVARVEKVLRRQPGVVAANVNLATERATVSLVDGSDAAAVAAAVTRAGYETRPLNQEDGADQADREREARAQEIRDLARSVTIAAVATAPLFGVEMARHFVPGVHHWLAATLGEQPWRWVSLVLAAFVLFVPGRRFFAKGVPNLVNGTPDMNSLVVLGSGAAFLYSVVATVLPGLLPAGTDNVYFEAAAVIITLILVGRLFEARAKGRTSEAIRRLLTLQAKTARVERGGQTVELPIAEVVVGDVVLVRPGERVPVDGAVLDGASFVDESMITGEPLPVEKGAGAAVVGGTVNGAGSFRFRAEKVGAATLLSQIVRMVETAQGAKLPIQAVVDQVTAWFVPAVIAAALLTFAAWYFFGPGLGYAVVNAVAVLIIACPCAMGLATPTSIMVGTGKAAELGILFRQGDALQGLRDVRAVAFDKTGTLTLGRPTLTDFHAADGFDEAEVLALVAAVEVLSEHPIAQAIVTGAGVRSLTVAEVANFEAVPGFGARGRVQDRNVAVGADRYMTRLGIGVAPFAEVAARLATEGKSPLYAAVDGKLAAILAVADPVKPDAAAAVAALRAAGLAVVMVTGDNARTAKAVASSLGSDLEVVAEVLPEGKVAAVKALQARHGRVAFVGDGVNDAPALATADVGLAMGAGTDIAIEAADVVLMRGDLMAVPTALALSRAVLGNIRQNLAWAFGYNVVLIPMAAGLLYPLWGLLLSPMVAAGAMALSSVSVLTNALRLRRFKPAA, translated from the coding sequence ATGTCCGAAGCCACCGCCCTTGCCCCCGCCACCACCGGCATCGACATTCCCGTCGGGGGCATGACCTGCGCCGGCTGCGTCCGGCGGGTGGAGAAGGTGATCGCCGCCGTGCCCGGCGTGGCGGCCGCCACGGTCAACCTGGCGACCGAGCGCGCGCATGTGGACCTGGCCGACCGGACGCAATTGCCCGCAGTGGTGGCGGCCATCACCAAGGCGGGGTATGAGCCCGGCACCCATGCGGTGGAATTGGCCGTGGCCGGCATGACCTGTGCGGCCTGCGTGGCGCGGGTGGAAAAGGTGTTGCGCCGCCAGCCGGGCGTGGTCGCGGCCAATGTCAACCTGGCGACGGAACGGGCGACCGTGTCGCTGGTGGATGGCAGCGACGCGGCCGCCGTGGCGGCCGCCGTGACAAGGGCCGGTTATGAGACGCGCCCCTTGAACCAGGAGGACGGCGCCGATCAGGCGGACCGGGAGCGTGAGGCCCGCGCCCAGGAAATCCGCGACCTGGCCCGGTCGGTGACCATCGCCGCCGTGGCGACGGCGCCCTTGTTCGGGGTGGAGATGGCGCGCCACTTCGTCCCCGGCGTCCATCATTGGCTGGCGGCCACCCTGGGCGAACAGCCCTGGCGCTGGGTCAGCCTGGTGTTGGCGGCCTTCGTGCTGTTCGTGCCCGGCCGGCGCTTCTTTGCCAAGGGTGTGCCCAACCTGGTGAACGGCACGCCCGACATGAATTCCCTGGTGGTGTTGGGCTCTGGCGCCGCCTTCCTTTATTCCGTCGTCGCGACCGTCCTGCCGGGCCTGCTGCCGGCCGGCACCGACAATGTCTATTTCGAGGCGGCGGCCGTCATCATCACCCTGATCCTGGTGGGGCGCCTGTTCGAGGCGCGGGCCAAGGGCCGCACCAGCGAGGCCATCCGCCGCCTGCTGACCCTGCAGGCCAAGACCGCGCGGGTGGAACGCGGTGGCCAGACGGTGGAACTGCCCATCGCCGAGGTGGTGGTGGGCGATGTCGTGCTGGTCCGCCCGGGCGAGCGGGTGCCGGTGGACGGCGCGGTGCTGGACGGCGCGTCCTTTGTGGATGAGAGCATGATCACCGGCGAACCGCTGCCGGTGGAGAAGGGGGCCGGTGCCGCTGTCGTCGGCGGCACGGTCAATGGCGCCGGTTCCTTCCGCTTCCGGGCGGAGAAGGTGGGGGCGGCCACCCTGCTGTCGCAGATCGTGCGCATGGTGGAAACTGCCCAGGGCGCCAAGCTGCCCATCCAGGCGGTGGTGGACCAGGTGACGGCCTGGTTCGTGCCGGCCGTCATCGCCGCCGCCTTGCTGACCTTCGCCGCCTGGTACTTCTTCGGCCCGGGGCTGGGCTATGCCGTGGTCAACGCCGTGGCCGTGCTGATCATCGCCTGTCCGTGCGCCATGGGCCTGGCCACGCCCACCTCCATCATGGTGGGCACCGGCAAGGCGGCGGAACTGGGCATCCTGTTCCGCCAGGGCGACGCGCTTCAGGGCCTGCGTGATGTGCGTGCCGTGGCCTTCGACAAGACCGGCACCCTGACCCTGGGCCGGCCGACGCTGACCGATTTTCATGCCGCCGACGGCTTTGACGAGGCGGAGGTGCTGGCCTTGGTCGCGGCGGTGGAGGTGCTGTCCGAACACCCCATCGCCCAGGCCATCGTGACCGGTGCCGGCGTTCGCAGCCTTACGGTCGCCGAGGTCGCGAACTTCGAAGCCGTGCCCGGCTTCGGCGCCCGGGGGCGGGTGCAGGACCGTAACGTCGCCGTGGGCGCCGACCGGTACATGACCCGCCTGGGCATCGGCGTGGCCCCCTTCGCCGAGGTCGCGGCCCGACTGGCCACGGAGGGCAAGAGCCCGCTCTACGCCGCCGTGGATGGCAAGCTGGCCGCCATCCTGGCGGTGGCCGATCCGGTGAAGCCGGATGCCGCCGCCGCCGTGGCGGCGTTGCGCGCTGCCGGCCTGGCGGTGGTGATGGTCACCGGCGACAATGCCCGCACCGCAAAGGCCGTCGCCAGCAGCCTGGGATCTGACCTGGAGGTGGTGGCCGAGGTGCTGCCGGAGGGCAAGGTCGCGGCGGTCAAGGCGCTTCAGGCGCGTCACGGCCGCGTGGCCTTCGTTGGTGACGGCGTGAACGACGCCCCCGCCCTGGCCACCGCCGATGTCGGCCTGGCCATGGGGGCCGGCACCGACATCGCCATCGAGGCCGCCGACGTGGTGCTGATGCGCGGTGACCTGATGGCCGTGCCCACGGCCCTGGCGCTCAGCCGGGCGGTGCTGGGCAACATCCGGCAGAACCTGGCCTGGGCCTTCGGTTACAACGTCGTGCTGATCCCCATGGCGGCCGGCCTGCTGTATCCCCTGTGGGGCCTGCTGCTGTCGCCCATGGTGGCGGCCGGCGCCATGGCGCTGTCCAGCGTCAGCGTCTTGACCAATGCCCTGCGCCTGCGCCGCTTCAAGCCCGCCGCCTGA
- the recO gene encoding DNA repair protein RecO, with product MEWTDDGIVLSARPFGDTAALVVVLTRDHGRHAGVLHGGQSSRHRGMLEPGAQVSARWRARTADQLGNWTLEPVRSPAGLYLDDPLRLAAIIAVTALMDAMLAEREAHPGLYDASIALFSALELDIWPAIYVRWEMGLLEEVGFGLDLSRCASTGQPAGNGNDHLAYVSPRTGRAVSLSAGEPFRDRLLPLPGFLIGLGFSGGGEEDVAAGLRLTGYFLERHVFAQRHAEVPSARERLVERYLRINGLTAPESLAPDA from the coding sequence ATGGAATGGACCGACGACGGCATCGTGCTCTCGGCCCGCCCGTTCGGCGATACCGCCGCGCTGGTGGTGGTGTTGACCCGTGACCATGGCCGGCATGCCGGGGTGCTGCATGGCGGGCAGTCGTCGCGCCATCGCGGCATGCTGGAACCGGGTGCCCAGGTCAGCGCCCGCTGGCGCGCCCGCACCGCCGACCAGCTGGGGAACTGGACGCTGGAACCGGTGCGCAGCCCCGCCGGCCTTTACCTGGACGATCCCCTGCGCCTGGCGGCCATTATCGCCGTCACCGCCCTGATGGATGCCATGCTGGCGGAGCGGGAGGCGCACCCGGGCCTGTATGACGCCAGCATCGCCCTATTCTCGGCCCTAGAACTGGACATCTGGCCGGCCATCTATGTGCGGTGGGAGATGGGGTTGCTGGAGGAGGTGGGCTTCGGCCTGGACCTCAGCCGCTGCGCCTCCACCGGGCAGCCGGCGGGCAACGGCAACGACCACCTGGCCTATGTCAGCCCCCGCACCGGCCGGGCCGTGTCGCTGTCGGCGGGGGAACCGTTCCGCGACCGCCTGCTGCCCCTGCCGGGCTTCCTGATCGGCCTGGGCTTCAGCGGGGGTGGGGAGGAGGATGTGGCCGCCGGCCTGCGCCTGACCGGTTATTTCCTGGAACGCCATGTCTTCGCCCAGCGCCATGCCGAGGTGCCATCGGCGCGGGAGCGCCTGGTGGAGCGATACCTGCGGATCAACGGCCTGACGGCACCGGAATCGCTTGCGCCAGACGCCTAA
- a CDS encoding arginyltransferase — protein sequence MSVIPPHSRPLQQFYRSGPMPCPYLPGRMERKLFTRLVGQQAAGVNSALSRAGFRRSHDIVYRPVCSGCAACVPVRIPVAGFTPNKTMRRILRANSDLSVEVQPATATAEQFQLFASYQAARHSDSDMSRMGMTDYAAMIEEGQVDARLYTLRDAAGTLTGVILTDRLDDGYSAVYSFYNPDLPERSLGTYLILSLVEQARREGLPHVYLGYWIEGSRKMDYKRRFQPLEALGRDGWVPLGPMP from the coding sequence ATGTCCGTCATCCCCCCCCACTCCCGGCCGTTGCAGCAGTTCTACCGCTCCGGCCCCATGCCCTGCCCCTACCTGCCGGGACGGATGGAGCGCAAGCTGTTCACCCGCCTGGTGGGACAGCAGGCGGCCGGGGTCAATTCCGCCCTGTCCCGCGCCGGCTTCCGCCGCAGCCATGACATCGTCTATCGCCCCGTCTGTTCCGGCTGCGCCGCTTGCGTGCCGGTGCGCATCCCGGTGGCGGGGTTCACGCCCAACAAGACCATGCGCCGGATCCTGCGCGCCAACAGCGACCTGTCGGTGGAGGTACAGCCGGCCACGGCCACAGCGGAACAGTTCCAGCTGTTCGCCAGCTATCAGGCCGCGCGCCACAGCGACAGCGACATGAGCCGCATGGGCATGACCGACTATGCCGCCATGATCGAGGAGGGACAGGTCGATGCCCGCCTCTATACCCTGCGCGATGCGGCCGGTACCCTGACGGGCGTCATCCTGACCGACCGGCTGGATGACGGCTATTCCGCCGTCTACAGCTTCTACAATCCCGACCTGCCCGAGCGCAGCCTGGGCACCTACCTGATCCTGTCACTGGTGGAACAGGCCCGGCGCGAGGGCCTGCCCCACGTCTATCTGGGCTATTGGATCGAGGGCAGCCGCAAGATGGACTACAAGCGCCGCTTCCAGCCACTGGAAGCGCTGGGCCGCGACGGCTGGGTCCCGCTGGGGCCTATGCCCTGA